From Carassius auratus strain Wakin chromosome 22, ASM336829v1, whole genome shotgun sequence, a single genomic window includes:
- the LOC113040198 gene encoding uncharacterized protein LOC113040198, which yields MLEPEKMCGRSMICQWEVYSNRPSIKETEKPKSESRRTNGAAKQKWHKWGKRPGRRAHYPEMRRHRARLSRWSGTLVSLRPANVKGNRAPGMRAPRNTNQFLMHEKYQMMHMRSDSVGTDSGSDCEMDFADMDSYLCVLENARGALLDSPDLPSPPTFYARQMNQCQPFSFFSFNQEESMQYFPSEDDMMQSEDFMQRDFKEFCDSVAPCI from the coding sequence ATGCTAGAACCTGAGAAAATGTGCGGAAGGAGCATGATATGCCAATGGGAGGTCTACAGCAACAGACCCTCCATCAAGGAGACGGAGAAACCCAAGAGCGAGTCGAGGAGAACCAATGGCGCCGCCAAACAGAAGTGGCACAAGTGGGGAAAGAGGCCAGGAAGGAGGGCGCACTATCCAGAAATGCGCAGGCATCGAGCAAGATTGTCTCGGTGGTCTGGCACTCTGGTTTCATTGCGTCCTGCCAATGTGAAAGGCAACCGAGCGCCTGGCATGAGAGCGCCCAGGAACACCAACCAGTTCCTCATGCACGAGAAATACCAGATGATGCACATGCGATCGGACTCTGTTGGCACCGACAGCGGGTCCGACTGCGAAATGGACTTTGCGGATATGGACTCGTACCTGTGCGTTCTGGAGAACGCTAGAGGCGCACTTTTGGACAGTCCAGATCTGCCTTCGCCGCCCACATTTTACGCCCGACAGATGAACCAATGCCAGCCGTTTTCCTTCTTCAGCTTCAACCAGGAGGAGAGCATGCAGTATTTCCCATCGGAAGACGATATGATGCAAAGCGAAGACTTCATGCAAAGGGACTTCAAAGAATTCTGTGACTCTGTGGCACCATGTATTTAG
- the LOC113040199 gene encoding nischarin isoform X2, with protein MDAPHLPEPCAEKRVRIVGSELVESYTVYIIEVTVGDHSWTVKHRYSDFHELHEKLTVEKKIDKHLLPPKKIIGKNSKSFVEKRQKELEVYLQTLLSRFPASTPKVLSNFLLFHLYEINGIAAALAEELFHKGEQLLAAGEVFLLRPLQLYAVTQQLKLAKPTCANGDAKADLGHILDFTCHLKYLKIPGMKAAVGTSNIEEQSLPFDLSIFKSLLQIEISDCAAGQIKGLPSLKPTLATLSIHRSASSMKEILVPEASEFAEWEPEGVDTESPVTAIIPMWKMLTTLDMSRNFIRCIDESVKLIPEVEFLDLSYNELSLVENLQHLYNLVHLDLSFNKLTVLEGVHTKLGNIKTLNLSGNQLETLSGLSKLYSLVNLDLSSNRLAQLDEIKNIGTLPCLEKLSLADNPMCIIPDYRTKVLAQFCDRASEVCLDGTITTEKELDTVEVLKAIQKAKEAKDRMANNEKKV; from the exons ATGGACGCGCCGCATCTACCGGAGCCGTGCGCGGAGAAACGCGTCCGTATCGTCGGATCCGAGCTGGTGGAGAGTTACACG GTTTACATCATAGAGGTGACTGTTGGAGATCACAGTTGGACTGTGAAGCACCGATACAGCGACTTTCACGAGTTGCATGAAAAA CTCACCGTGGAGAAGAAGATCGATAAACATCTGTTGCCGCCCAAGAAGATCATCGGCAAAAATTCGAAAAGCTTCGTGGAGAAGCGACAGAAGGAGCTGGAGGTCTACCTCCAAACGCTCCTGAGCAGATTCCCTGCATCCACCCCCAAAGTCCTGTCTAACTTCTTACTCTTTCACTTATAT GAAATCAATGGAATTGCTGCTGCCCTGGCCGAAGAGCTCTTTCACAAGG GTGAGCAGTTGTTGGCTGCAGGCGAGGTGTTTCTCCTCAGGCCGCTCCAGTTGTACGCCGTCACGCAGCAGCTAAAACTTGCCAAGCCAACCTGCGCCAACGGAGATGCCAAAGCTGACCTGGGACACATCCTGGACTTCACCTGCCACCTCAAGTACCTCAAG ATCCCTGGAATGAAAGCAGCGGTGGGGACGAGTAACATAGAGGAGCAGAGCCTCCCGTTTGACCTGTCCATCTTTAAATCGCTGCTTCAGATCGAG ATCAGTGATTGTGCTGCTGGACAGATCAAAGGTCTGCCTTCCCTCAAGCCCACCCTGGCCACGCTTAGCATCCATCGTTCAGCCAGCAGTATGAAG GAAATCTTGGTTCCCGAAGCGTCTGAATTTGCAGAGTGGGAACCTGAAGGGGTTGATACTGAGAGTCCTGTGACGGCGATCATTCCCATGTGGAAGATGCTCACTACTTTAGACATGAGCCGAAACTTCATACGCTGCATTGATGAGTCGGTG AAACTGATTCCTGAAGTCGAATTCCTTGATCTCAGCTATAATGAGTTGTCTCTAGTGGAAAACCTCCAG CATTTGTACAACCTGGTTCATCTGGATCTGTCCTTCAACAAGCTCACGGTGCTGGAGGGCGTTCACACTAAACTGGGGAATATCAAGACTTTGAATCTGTCTGGGAATCAGCTGGAGACCCTTTCCGGCCTCAGTAAACTTTACTCCTTGGTTAACTTGGATTTAAGCAGCAACCGACTAGCACAG ctagatgaaattaaaaacattggcACTCTTCCCTGTCTGGAGAAACTGTCTCTGGCTGATAACCCCATGTGCATCATCCCAGATTACCGGACTAAAGTTCTGGCTCAGTTCTGCGACCGGGCCTCCGAG GTGTGTTTGGACGGCACAATTACCACAGAAAAAGAGCTCGACACAGTGGAGGTGCTAAAAGCCATTCAGAAAGCAAAAGAGGCCAAAGACCGAATGGCAAACAATGagaaaaag GTGTGA